The sequence TGtagtttgggatttttttcacGACCTCATTTCCCATTAGATTCAGTACACGCAGTTCTGGCATGGCCTCAAGCACAGGCAGGATGTCAGGGTCGTGTAACAGGTTGTGAGAGAGGTCTAATACACTAATGTTCAGACACTGACTCAAATGCTCTATGTCACCAACAGTTTCCAGCTTGTTATGGGCAATCTGCAGAGTACTCAGGTCAGGAAGGCAGGAGATGTTCTCTATGATGTGTATGTAGTTGTTGGAGACGTTCAGGATGCAGAGTTTCTTCAGAGGCTCTAGGTTTTCCAGCTTGTATATGAGATTTTGCTGAAGGAACAAGCAGCGCAGATCAGTCTGAGCATCCAGATTCTCAATGCGTTGGAGCCCATTGCTTTCCAGCCAGAGACATTTCAGACCTGTGTACTCCTCTAAGTTCTCAATGGTGgagaaacctttgaaatgcagaTACAGCGCATCATTGTGGCATGGTGTTATGTACAGTTTGTTCTGCTTACAGTGGTCTCTCAGGAATTTCTTGGTCATCCGTGGTCctgagtgttttttatttttctcctgagGTGAACTTTGCAGCTCTTTTTTCCCAAGGTCTTCTTGAGCTCCACTGCTGTCAGAACTTTCTCGGGCATCCCCACCTTCGACTTCAGTTGCTACCAACACTTGATCTTCCATCCTTTCTTGATTTTCCGAAGTGGATATCGTTAAAATTGATATCAGAAACATACAATACTTCTTAACGATTGGTTTTATAGGCGTTTCTGAATTGTACAGTCGAATAAATAGCAATCAGCAGCCTGCCCCGGTCGTTAATATTAGTTACCGTTTACGCTTGTTTCCATGGTAGCGCTCCGTCTTTACGCTCCAGCCTACCGGATATGCTTTGTTGCTCCGTGTCGGACACTTTTAGTGGTTGCACCTTGCTGTTTAGGGACCCAACATGGCGTCAGGGTACTTACTAAATCGTGGTGCTTTGACATTAGGAATTCATTGCCAGCGCGTCTGCAGGGATATTTCACTGTCACAGGTTAGAGAGAAAAAGCGATGGATGAAAGCTTACACGTACCTCATGGCGAAGAAGTTGAAGCTGGAAGGACCTCCACCTCCGACGCCACGGTAACGCCAAAAATCACTAGAGAGCGTCTCAAGGCCATTCGTGTATTTGATATttcaatgtgtttattttttcatagtCCGTTGAGAAGCGTGCATATGGACGGCATTTTAGTGCAATTTTGCAACTGTTTAATGCAGATGTTTTAGCGCTGCGTGTGGCGTTACTGGTTTCATGGCTTTTCCAAATAACACCAGAAGCGTAGCTAGCTGTCGAAGCTTCTTTGCCCAAGGGTAGAAAACCAAGATCCTCCCCGTGATCTCGGTTAATCTTCTAATTTTATCATTgatttaatatataaaaatgtcatattttaatGACCGTATGCTTTGTCCATGGCCTTCTAAGACTTTCTGTACACGCTTTTAGTGATTTTAGACATGATTTTAGCCACTGTACACTCCTATTTCTGTTTggtatttacttttttcttcttcttcagatcCCAGCAGCCTCACTGGGATTACCATGCAGAGATTCAAGCTTTCACCCATCGCCTGCATGAAAATTTCTCTCTTGAGCTCCTGAAAACAGCCTTCATCAATCCCTGTTACCTGCAGATGGAGCAAGAGAAGAGAAAGGGGTTGGGTGTGGAATCTGAGACTGCCGCTCTTGTTCTAAAAGATAATATGCAGCTGAGTAAAAAGGGGTCTGCGTTCGCTGAAAGCTTCCTGATCGACTGGTGCAGGGCAAGCTTCCCGAGCCTCCCGGCCATCGGGGTGGAGAGTATTGTAGGGCACCTCACCAGTCCAGCAGTCATCACTTACGTAGCCAGAAATCTGGGCATTGAAGACCTAACAATGAGTGCAGAATTCCCTGTTCCAGATGATGTGCTCTGTTCTACTTTCATGGCAGTGATCGGAGCTCTGCAGGAAAGCAGTGGAGCTGAGCGAACTGGATTATTTCTCAGGGTAGGTCGCTTATGGCACAAAATCATTGGCACATAATAATTCGCTTAGAGGAAGCATAATTTGTCCACATTGCTCAGTTGCCTCTGCTGTGTGTACAGTGGTGGGACATTTTGTTCTTGTAATCTTACCTCCACCTTCTTCCTAGGATTTTCTGGTGACTCAGCTGATAGGAAAGGACCTCTTTGATATGTGGACTGTGGTCAACCCCATGGGACTACTGGTGGAAGAGCTTACAAAGAGGAAAATTCCTCTGCCGGAGCCTCGGCTCATCCGGTCTGCTGGAGCCAGCACAGTGTTGCCACTGTATTTTGTTGGCTTATACAGGTATGTGTTCTGTTGTTCGTGCGTTGTTACTGTTCTAAATTTAAAACTGATGCGATGGGTTAAAATTAATGCTATGAagaatttacatttttgtctgCTCACCTCTTTGTTAATTCAGTGACAAGAAGCTACTGGCTCAGGGTCCAGGAGAGACGCTTGCAGCAGCCGAGGAAGAAGCAGCTCGCGTGGCCCTCCGGAAACTTTATGGCTACACTGAGAACCGCAGACCCTTTGACTTTtctccacaacaacaacaacagcagccttTTATTCAGTCAGCCAGCAATTAATTAACATCTCTAAAGCTGcagcaaaaaacatttaaaggggGCAAGGACGGACAGGAATCTCATTTGAAGACTTAAGGCTTCCCACTGATTGCAGAGTGTGCTGAACTTGACATAACTGGTTCTTGTTGGgtatttaaaagtcaggtcCTTCAGTCAAAGCAGAGCACTATAAGTCTTGATGTTCtaagaaaaaatgttgtaagatCTGGCTCAGACAGAATATTGTTCCAGTAACTGATGACATCTTCAGTAGTGAACTAGACTGGTCAGCTCACCCTAGATTACAACAGAGGTTCTGAAGTCCATTGCACAAAATACTCTTGTAAATAATACAAATACCATTTGGTTTACTTTGTATTATGTAATAATATGTTATTCAGTTGTAATAAAGTGTGTAAAATACACATCCATTCTGACTCTTTTTCACTTATATTTCTCCACACATTTCATCAGGGTATTTGCATATGTTCCTGTGACAAATTCTtcttaaaatatctttaaatatcTAATATTAATTTTCTATCGTACATTTTCCTGAAACAAATAATCAAGCATTGCGTTTAAGGAATTTTACGTATCTTTTAATACTTGAcgtatttcattaattttttttcatatagtgACGCAgtgcatttttaatgacttgATTAACGTTGGGTCTAGTTACAATCTTGTAGTAACCAATACCGCACAGTGGCGCTGTTGCGTTAAAGAAAGAATAGTGGCGCTCTTTGCGCTGTCTGGAGCACAACCAAAGAGCTGTCCCGTTAGAAACAAGATGATGCTCTTTGTTTCAGTTTGCGTTGTGGCCCGCTGCAATTCTTCAGACAAGTCACCGAGCGTACTGTCTGCTTCTATGTACACGTCAAAATTTGAACTGAAGATAAAGTAACTCACATAGCCGCTAACTGCCACAATctttaaattgtgttgttgATGCCGTTAAAATGCCTGCAGCGTGCAGCGCATACGACACAGTTAATGCCAACTTAAATAAaattagattaaaaataatAGCCTCCATCTGTAGTGGATATCTTTGACTGATGAGTTTAATGGGCTCACGTTTGGCCTTGAGTCATGAAGAC comes from Astatotilapia calliptera chromosome 14, fAstCal1.2, whole genome shotgun sequence and encodes:
- the mrpl44 gene encoding large ribosomal subunit protein mL44, coding for MASGYLLNRGALTLGIHCQRVCRDISLSQVREKKRWMKAYTYLMAKKLKLEGPPPPTPRSQQPHWDYHAEIQAFTHRLHENFSLELLKTAFINPCYLQMEQEKRKGLGVESETAALVLKDNMQLSKKGSAFAESFLIDWCRASFPSLPAIGVESIVGHLTSPAVITYVARNLGIEDLTMSAEFPVPDDVLCSTFMAVIGALQESSGAERTGLFLRDFLVTQLIGKDLFDMWTVVNPMGLLVEELTKRKIPLPEPRLIRSAGASTVLPLYFVGLYSDKKLLAQGPGETLAAAEEEAARVALRKLYGYTENRRPFDFSPQQQQQQPFIQSASN